A part of Flavobacteriaceae bacterium GSB9 genomic DNA contains:
- a CDS encoding glutamate-5-semialdehyde dehydrogenase has product MKLLSSDIKNNVLQSMINIIDRERDNIIKANKKDLDAFNRDDQALYDRLVVDSAKVNGMIQAIKEVKDQDDPVGKEISNVTLDSGLKITNKTAPFGTILIIYESRPDVTIEAAVLAFKANNKILLKGGKEAINSNLILEECWHEALAENGLDKDWIRLLHLKREETQEFLRNPSEPLDLIVPRGGERLIKFVKDHASCAVLISGRGNNFLYVAEDADWKKTVKVLVNAKTHKISGCNALDKVLINKNIPNYEGKVKELQQVLQNVNVDILVDENIGKILPNENKIPNEDTWYEEFLALKILLAEVDSLDQAIETINTYSGGHSAAILTEDKEKANLFMEQVDSAAVYHNASTRFTDGGQMGVGAELAISTDKLHHRGPLGLKQLVTNKYYVFGDGHVRV; this is encoded by the coding sequence ATGAAACTTTTAAGTTCAGATATAAAAAATAATGTTCTTCAATCTATGATAAATATTATAGATAGAGAGCGTGATAACATTATAAAAGCCAACAAAAAAGACCTCGACGCTTTTAACCGTGACGACCAAGCGCTTTACGACCGTTTGGTAGTTGACTCCGCAAAAGTAAACGGTATGATTCAAGCCATAAAAGAAGTGAAAGATCAAGACGACCCTGTTGGAAAGGAAATCTCAAACGTAACGCTTGATAGTGGTTTAAAAATAACTAACAAAACAGCTCCTTTCGGAACTATTTTAATTATTTATGAATCACGACCAGATGTGACCATTGAAGCGGCTGTTTTGGCGTTTAAGGCCAATAACAAAATACTATTAAAAGGAGGCAAAGAAGCTATTAATAGCAACCTGATTTTAGAAGAGTGCTGGCATGAAGCTCTAGCTGAAAATGGATTAGATAAAGACTGGATTAGGCTTTTGCACCTAAAACGCGAAGAAACTCAAGAATTTTTAAGAAATCCATCAGAACCCTTAGATTTAATCGTACCTCGAGGTGGCGAACGTCTTATTAAGTTTGTTAAAGACCATGCCAGTTGCGCCGTATTGATAAGCGGAAGAGGCAACAACTTTTTGTATGTTGCAGAAGATGCTGATTGGAAAAAAACAGTTAAAGTATTGGTAAATGCCAAAACCCACAAAATATCAGGTTGCAACGCCTTGGATAAGGTTTTAATCAATAAAAATATACCTAACTACGAAGGAAAAGTAAAAGAACTTCAGCAGGTTTTACAGAATGTGAATGTTGATATTCTTGTAGATGAAAATATTGGAAAAATTCTTCCAAATGAAAATAAAATTCCTAACGAAGATACTTGGTACGAAGAGTTTTTAGCTTTAAAAATTCTTTTGGCCGAAGTTGATTCATTAGACCAAGCCATAGAAACCATAAACACATATTCTGGCGGGCACTCTGCAGCCATCCTAACAGAGGATAAAGAGAAAGCCAATTTATTTATGGAGCAAGTGGATAGTGCCGCTGTTTACCACAATGCCTCTACCCGCTTTACCGATGGTGGACAAATGGGCGTTGGCGCCGAATTGGCCATTAGTACCGATAAGTTACACCATCGTGGCCCACTTGGATTAAAGCAATTGGTTACCAATAAATATTATGTTTTTGGTGATGGGCATGTTAGAGTCTAA
- a CDS encoding SDR family oxidoreductase: MEAYTLKNKVVLITGSSQGIGKATALCFGAQGACIMLNGRNKEKLIKAEKELRLKGVNVDSFCADITNLDNAKKLIDKTINSFGKLDILVNNAGVSMRGKFSNLNSDVFKRVFDINVFASVNLSKLALPYLRNSKGSLVFISSVAGIRGLPKNSAYCSSKMALRAIAESIRIEEAKSDIHVGLIYVGITEIERGKTTISENGSLIKLKKRSGSNIQTKKQVANAILNNIRRRKFTTTLTWLGKLNFVMQKFAPRFAELILTWSNRKIEARCQ; the protein is encoded by the coding sequence ATGGAAGCATATACATTAAAAAATAAAGTGGTATTAATAACGGGATCTAGTCAGGGCATTGGTAAAGCTACGGCTTTATGTTTTGGGGCTCAAGGGGCTTGCATAATGCTAAACGGGAGGAATAAGGAAAAATTGATAAAAGCAGAAAAGGAATTACGGCTGAAGGGAGTAAATGTTGATTCTTTTTGTGCGGATATTACTAATCTTGATAATGCAAAAAAACTGATAGACAAAACAATAAATAGTTTTGGGAAGTTAGATATTTTGGTTAATAACGCAGGTGTGTCTATGCGTGGTAAATTTTCAAATTTAAATTCAGATGTGTTTAAAAGAGTGTTTGATATTAATGTTTTTGCCTCGGTTAACCTATCAAAATTAGCTTTGCCTTATTTAAGAAATTCAAAAGGAAGTTTAGTATTTATCTCAAGCGTTGCAGGTATAAGGGGGCTACCAAAAAACTCAGCCTATTGTTCTTCCAAGATGGCATTAAGGGCTATTGCTGAATCCATAAGAATTGAAGAGGCCAAATCTGATATCCATGTTGGTTTAATATATGTTGGCATAACAGAAATTGAAAGAGGTAAAACAACTATTTCAGAAAATGGTTCATTAATTAAATTAAAAAAAAGGTCTGGATCCAATATACAAACCAAGAAACAAGTGGCAAATGCCATATTAAATAATATAAGAAGAAGAAAATTTACAACAACGCTTACCTGGTTAGGTAAATTAAATTTTGTGATGCAAAAATTTGCGCCTCGATTCGCTGAACTGATTCTAACCTGGTCAAATAGAAAAATTGAAGCTAGATGTCAATAA
- the proB gene encoding glutamate 5-kinase, translated as MAEDQEEIKRVVVKVGTNVLTNRDNRILGPVLRELVRQIAVLYERGIMVILVSSGSAIAGREVLGATKTKDKSIRRQIYSSIGQPRLMRYYYNIFADYGMYCAQVLATKRDFDAGLHRENMINCYEGLLSEGVIPIANEDDAVSLTMSMFSDNDELASLVAELLDVDRLIILSDTDGLYTGHPDDEGSKKLREVKVDENVEKYVKASNKKEGEGRGGMASKIKIAKGTAEKDIPTFIANGKRENVIVDIIDDKEIGTKFIH; from the coding sequence ATGGCAGAAGATCAAGAAGAAATTAAAAGAGTAGTTGTTAAGGTTGGCACCAATGTACTAACCAACAGAGACAACCGAATTTTAGGCCCTGTTTTGAGGGAATTAGTTAGACAAATCGCAGTACTTTATGAGCGTGGCATTATGGTGATTTTAGTATCATCGGGTTCGGCCATAGCAGGAAGAGAAGTACTTGGCGCAACTAAAACCAAGGACAAATCGATTCGCAGACAGATTTATTCGTCTATCGGCCAACCTCGTTTGATGCGTTATTATTATAATATTTTTGCCGATTACGGTATGTATTGTGCTCAAGTATTAGCTACAAAACGTGATTTTGATGCTGGCTTGCACCGTGAAAACATGATTAATTGCTACGAAGGCCTTTTATCTGAAGGCGTTATTCCAATTGCCAATGAGGACGATGCGGTATCGCTTACCATGTCAATGTTTTCGGATAACGATGAATTGGCAAGTTTGGTTGCCGAGTTGCTTGATGTTGATAGATTGATTATATTGTCTGATACAGATGGGCTATACACAGGGCATCCTGACGATGAAGGTTCAAAAAAACTTAGAGAAGTAAAAGTTGACGAAAACGTTGAGAAATACGTAAAAGCATCTAACAAAAAAGAAGGCGAAGGCCGTGGTGGTATGGCTTCCAAAATTAAAATAGCCAAAGGCACTGCCGAAAAAGACATCCCAACCTTTATCGCTAACGGAAAACGCGAGAATGTTATCGTCGACATTATTGACGATAAAGAAATAGGTACAAAATTTATACACTAA
- the rpsO gene encoding 30S ribosomal protein S15, whose product MYLSKEEKENLFAKHGKGKNDTGSTEGQIALFTHRINHLTKHLKNNQKDFNTERSLVSLVGKRRALLDYLTKKDILRYRAIVKELGLRK is encoded by the coding sequence ATGTATTTATCAAAAGAAGAAAAAGAAAACCTCTTTGCTAAACACGGTAAAGGTAAAAACGACACCGGTAGCACTGAAGGGCAAATTGCGTTGTTTACACACAGAATCAACCACTTAACAAAGCATTTAAAAAACAATCAAAAAGACTTTAACACTGAGCGCTCGTTAGTTAGCCTAGTAGGTAAACGTCGTGCTTTGCTTGACTATCTAACCAAAAAAGATATCTTAAGATATCGTGCGATAGTTAAAGAATTAGGACTAAGAAAATAA
- the fbaA gene encoding class II fructose-bisphosphate aldolase has translation MGHNIKPGVATGDEVQAIFNHAKANNYALPAVNVIGSDTINGVLETARDLNAPVIIQFSNGGAQFNAGKGLSNDNQKAAIAGAIAGAKHVHTLSEAYGVPVILHTDHCAKKLLPWIDGMLDASEQHYKETGKSLFSSHMIDLSEEPIEENIEICKQYLERMSKMDMTLEIELGITGGEEDGVDNTDVDDSKLYTQPEEVAYAFEELSKVSPRFTIAAAFGNVHGVYKPGNVKLTPKILKNSQEYITKKYGVEHNHIDFVFHGGSGSSVEEIREGISYGVIKMNIDTDLQYAFMSGIRDYMGEKAEYLKAQIGNPDGADVPNKKYYDPRVWLREGEKSFVERLKKAFEDLNNVNTL, from the coding sequence ATGGGACACAACATAAAACCAGGTGTAGCCACAGGCGATGAAGTTCAAGCTATATTCAACCATGCAAAGGCCAACAACTATGCGTTACCCGCAGTTAACGTTATAGGTTCTGACACTATCAACGGTGTTTTAGAAACGGCTCGCGATTTAAACGCTCCTGTAATTATCCAATTTTCAAACGGTGGCGCTCAATTTAACGCAGGAAAAGGCTTAAGCAACGACAACCAAAAAGCTGCTATTGCTGGTGCTATTGCTGGTGCTAAGCACGTACACACTTTATCTGAAGCTTATGGTGTTCCCGTAATTTTACATACCGACCACTGTGCAAAAAAACTATTGCCTTGGATTGATGGTATGCTAGATGCCAGCGAACAACATTATAAAGAAACAGGAAAGTCGCTGTTCAGTTCTCATATGATCGATCTTTCAGAAGAACCTATCGAAGAAAATATAGAAATCTGCAAGCAATATCTAGAGCGCATGAGCAAAATGGACATGACTTTAGAAATTGAGCTTGGCATAACAGGTGGCGAAGAAGATGGTGTAGACAACACAGATGTTGATGACTCTAAATTATATACACAACCCGAAGAAGTAGCGTATGCATTCGAAGAATTGAGCAAAGTAAGCCCAAGGTTTACCATTGCCGCTGCTTTTGGTAACGTTCATGGGGTTTACAAGCCTGGTAACGTAAAATTAACTCCAAAAATCTTGAAAAACTCGCAAGAGTATATCACTAAAAAATACGGCGTAGAGCATAACCACATCGATTTTGTATTCCATGGTGGTTCGGGTTCTTCAGTTGAGGAAATCAGAGAAGGTATCAGCTATGGTGTTATAAAAATGAATATCGATACCGATTTGCAATACGCCTTTATGAGTGGCATTAGGGATTATATGGGAGAGAAAGCCGAATATTTGAAAGCTCAAATAGGAAATCCCGATGGCGCCGACGTTCCAAACAAAAAATACTACGACCCTCGTGTTTGGTTGCGCGAAGGAGAAAAATCGTTTGTGGAGCGCTTGAAAAAAGCTTTCGAAGACCTAAACAACGTAAACACACTATAA
- the accD gene encoding acetyl-CoA carboxylase, carboxyltransferase subunit beta, translated as MSWFKRKTKGITTTTEEKKDTPKGLWYKSPTGKIVDAEELEKNFYVSPEDGYHVRIGSKEYFEILFDDNKFKELDANLESKDPLKFVDTKKYPDRLKSAQEKTELKDAIRTAVGKSKGKDLVVACMDFAFIGGSMGSVVGEKIARAADYALKKKIPLMVISKSGGARMMEAAFSLMQLAKTSVKLAQLADAGIPYISLCTDPTTGGTTASFAMLGDINISEPGALIGFAGPRIVRDTTGKDLPEGFQTSEFLLEHGFLDFITLRKDLKNKVNQYLDLILNQPLRV; from the coding sequence ATGTCTTGGTTTAAAAGAAAAACAAAAGGAATAACAACAACAACAGAGGAAAAGAAAGACACCCCAAAAGGGCTGTGGTATAAATCGCCTACTGGAAAAATAGTTGACGCAGAAGAACTTGAAAAAAACTTTTACGTAAGTCCTGAAGACGGTTACCACGTTAGAATTGGCAGTAAAGAGTACTTCGAAATACTTTTTGACGATAATAAATTCAAAGAATTAGATGCCAACTTAGAATCTAAAGATCCTTTGAAATTCGTTGATACAAAAAAATACCCAGACCGTTTAAAATCTGCTCAGGAAAAAACAGAATTAAAAGACGCCATTAGAACAGCTGTTGGAAAATCTAAAGGCAAAGATTTAGTTGTTGCCTGTATGGATTTTGCTTTTATTGGTGGTTCTATGGGAAGCGTAGTTGGGGAGAAGATTGCCAGAGCTGCGGATTATGCTTTGAAGAAAAAAATACCGCTTATGGTAATCTCTAAATCTGGAGGCGCCCGTATGATGGAAGCTGCATTTTCGTTAATGCAATTGGCCAAAACATCGGTTAAATTGGCGCAGTTGGCAGACGCAGGAATTCCTTATATCTCACTTTGTACCGATCCAACAACTGGAGGAACAACAGCCTCTTTTGCTATGCTAGGAGACATTAATATTAGCGAGCCTGGTGCCCTCATTGGTTTTGCAGGCCCAAGAATTGTAAGAGACACCACCGGTAAAGATTTACCTGAAGGCTTTCAAACTTCGGAGTTTCTTTTAGAACATGGCTTCTTAGATTTTATCACACTAAGAAAAGACCTAAAAAATAAAGTAAACCAATATCTCGATTTAATATTAAACCAACCTTTAAGAGTTTAA
- the proC gene encoding pyrroline-5-carboxylate reductase: MKVLVIGAGNMGLTYSEGMAKSPLLSKNKLKIYDTDPEKITTLSKDERFDVYDNLNDCLPEADVVFIAVKPYHSDALFEEIKPMINKGQIFVSLMAGVTIETIQQKLDATKVVRTMPNLPAQVGKGVTSFTASSEVSNVELIMVQGLLDTTGASIHVSTQNFIDASTGISGSGPAYVFYFMQAMMEAAKKMGFSEKDSKTMVTNTFEGAVELYKQSDITPETWISRVASKGGTTQAAIDSMVSNNVNQFIQEGAFAAFNRAVELGKNK; encoded by the coding sequence ATGAAAGTATTAGTAATTGGAGCAGGAAACATGGGTTTAACATACTCAGAAGGCATGGCAAAATCGCCACTATTGAGTAAAAACAAACTCAAAATTTACGACACTGACCCAGAAAAAATTACAACTTTAAGCAAAGACGAACGATTTGATGTTTACGACAATTTGAACGACTGCCTACCAGAGGCCGATGTCGTTTTTATAGCAGTTAAGCCTTACCACAGTGATGCGCTGTTTGAAGAAATCAAGCCCATGATTAATAAAGGGCAGATATTTGTTTCTTTAATGGCCGGTGTTACCATAGAAACCATTCAACAAAAATTAGACGCTACAAAAGTAGTTAGAACTATGCCCAATTTACCAGCTCAAGTTGGTAAAGGCGTAACCTCTTTTACCGCCTCTAGCGAGGTTTCAAACGTAGAACTTATTATGGTTCAAGGCCTTTTAGATACTACGGGAGCATCCATCCATGTAAGCACGCAAAATTTTATTGATGCTTCAACTGGTATTTCGGGAAGTGGTCCTGCATACGTGTTCTATTTCATGCAAGCCATGATGGAAGCCGCAAAAAAAATGGGCTTCTCCGAAAAAGACTCTAAAACCATGGTAACCAACACCTTTGAAGGCGCTGTTGAACTCTATAAACAATCGGACATAACACCAGAAACTTGGATAAGCCGAGTAGCTTCAAAAGGAGGTACAACGCAAGCAGCCATAGATTCGATGGTAAGCAACAATGTAAATCAATTTATTCAAGAAGGGGCATTTGCCGCTTTCAACAGAGCTGTTGAACTAGGTAAAAACAAATAA
- a CDS encoding SDR family NAD(P)-dependent oxidoreductase gives MKTYTLITGASQGFGKAMTLEFADRKMNLMLVALPNSGLPELSSFIKEHMHVDVHYLELDLSLAESCYNIAEYVEEHKLQIKYLVNNAGVLSRGLFERLNEDFILKQIAVNVTTPTLLIKLLLSNMKAVGPAAILNISSMASFFALPKKQVYGATKAYLTSFSKSLGKELKKDNISVTTICPGGLNTTTRLCYQNRILGWIPRNTVLSPKEASRIAINAMLKKRKLIVPGFINKCLMVLDKLLPEFIKDALTNKEINKFPAGKLQI, from the coding sequence ATGAAAACATATACATTAATTACAGGTGCTAGCCAAGGTTTTGGAAAAGCCATGACCTTAGAGTTTGCGGATAGAAAAATGAATTTAATGCTTGTTGCCTTACCTAATTCTGGCTTACCAGAATTGTCAAGTTTTATCAAAGAACATATGCATGTGGATGTCCACTATTTGGAGCTCGATTTAAGTTTAGCTGAAAGCTGTTATAACATTGCTGAATATGTGGAAGAACATAAACTTCAAATTAAATATCTAGTAAACAATGCAGGAGTATTAAGTAGAGGTTTGTTTGAAAGATTGAACGAGGATTTCATTCTCAAGCAAATAGCTGTAAATGTAACCACCCCAACACTCTTAATTAAGCTATTGCTCAGCAATATGAAAGCTGTTGGCCCTGCAGCCATATTAAATATAAGTAGTATGGCCAGCTTTTTTGCATTGCCTAAAAAGCAGGTTTACGGTGCTACTAAGGCATACTTGACATCATTTTCAAAAAGCTTGGGTAAAGAATTGAAAAAAGACAATATTTCCGTAACAACTATTTGTCCAGGTGGGTTAAATACAACCACTAGATTGTGTTATCAAAACCGAATTTTAGGTTGGATACCAAGAAATACGGTACTAAGTCCAAAAGAAGCTTCAAGAATAGCTATAAATGCTATGTTGAAAAAGCGAAAGCTAATCGTACCAGGTTTTATAAATAAATGTTTAATGGTTTTAGATAAATTATTACCTGAATTTATAAAAGATGCATTGACCAATAAGGAGATTAACAAGTTTCCTGCTGGTAAATTGCAGATATGA
- a CDS encoding NAD-dependent epimerase/dehydratase family protein, translated as MKVFITGATGYVGHQLALKLANKEFEVIALVRDLNSGKIPKHQNIIPVKGDVCDLGSIESAIKGCSYVFHSAEYTNLKCRKVDNFYRANVLGTENVLKAAQQTSVKKVIYSSTLSVFGPSYKDIPITESQPRLESYANDYELTKSMAEELVLDYERKGLPSVILNLSRVYGPGLKTYSNGVNKLVNMIRKNDFLIVPSKLDIVANYVYIDDVVNAHLLAIEKGESGEKYIIGGENASYNQLFKKIKALTESKIKILKVNYNMVKGALMLYYKLNGLFEFGGSLTPKVLDSLFTNRGASSNKAISQLEYRITPFDMGLKRTINFLSK; from the coding sequence ATGAAAGTATTTATAACAGGTGCCACAGGTTATGTTGGCCATCAATTAGCGTTAAAACTAGCCAATAAAGAGTTTGAAGTTATTGCGCTGGTAAGAGATCTTAATTCGGGAAAAATTCCAAAGCATCAAAATATTATACCTGTAAAAGGCGATGTGTGTGATTTAGGTTCTATTGAAAGCGCCATAAAAGGATGCAGTTATGTTTTTCATTCGGCTGAGTACACCAATTTAAAATGCAGAAAGGTTGATAACTTTTATAGAGCAAATGTTTTGGGTACAGAAAATGTTTTGAAAGCTGCCCAACAAACAAGCGTTAAAAAAGTAATTTATTCCAGCACACTTTCTGTTTTCGGTCCTTCGTATAAGGATATACCTATTACAGAATCTCAGCCTAGGTTGGAATCTTATGCGAATGATTACGAACTAACTAAAAGTATGGCCGAAGAATTGGTTTTGGATTACGAAAGGAAAGGTTTGCCAAGTGTTATTCTGAACCTTTCTAGGGTTTATGGACCTGGGTTGAAAACTTATTCCAACGGTGTTAACAAGCTAGTGAATATGATTAGAAAAAATGATTTTTTAATCGTTCCTTCAAAGCTTGATATTGTTGCGAATTATGTGTACATCGATGATGTGGTAAATGCCCACCTTTTGGCCATAGAGAAAGGCGAAAGCGGCGAAAAATATATTATAGGAGGGGAAAATGCCAGTTATAACCAACTCTTTAAAAAGATAAAAGCGCTTACAGAAAGTAAGATTAAAATTTTAAAAGTTAACTATAATATGGTAAAAGGTGCGCTCATGCTATACTATAAACTCAATGGACTATTTGAATTTGGAGGGTCTTTAACCCCTAAGGTATTAGACTCATTGTTCACAAACAGGGGAGCTTCTTCAAATAAAGCAATTTCTCAATTGGAATATAGAATAACCCCGTTTGATATGGGGTTAAAAAGAACCATTAATTTTTTATCAAAATAA
- a CDS encoding CPBP family intramembrane metalloprotease, with product MPNSIYIWVFIGVCFTLYFVTSSVYNKLGINNLYTALLSANGLRLLNLKHAFGIVLFGLLSYIQTPDLNYLISSLEIPKLHVLLLFFVVAFLSATASYVSVKKNEGFQEVQVQTYSLSNAWVYFLIRFTFLLGYEYFFRGILLFKFLDFTNLYMAIFYSTVLYVLIHIFDSKKEILGAVPFGIILCLFTYFTNSVWCAFLIHIALSAVYEISVFYYLTLKSRTTS from the coding sequence ATGCCTAATTCAATTTACATATGGGTTTTTATTGGTGTTTGTTTTACATTGTATTTCGTCACCAGTTCGGTTTACAATAAACTAGGAATTAATAATTTGTATACAGCTTTGCTATCTGCAAACGGTTTACGGTTATTAAATTTAAAGCACGCCTTTGGGATTGTTCTTTTTGGTCTTCTTTCATACATCCAAACCCCCGATTTGAATTACTTGATAAGTTCGCTTGAAATTCCAAAACTGCATGTTCTTTTGTTGTTCTTTGTTGTAGCGTTTCTCTCTGCTACGGCATCTTATGTTAGTGTGAAAAAGAATGAAGGCTTTCAGGAAGTACAAGTCCAAACTTATAGTTTATCAAATGCATGGGTTTACTTTTTAATAAGGTTTACATTCTTGTTGGGCTATGAATACTTTTTTAGAGGTATATTATTATTCAAGTTTCTTGATTTTACCAATCTGTACATGGCCATATTTTACAGTACTGTTCTGTATGTGCTCATTCATATTTTCGATTCAAAAAAAGAAATTTTAGGCGCGGTACCATTTGGTATTATTCTGTGCTTGTTCACCTATTTCACAAATAGTGTTTGGTGTGCGTTTTTAATACACATAGCATTGTCTGCTGTTTATGAAATTTCGGTATTCTATTATTTAACCTTAAAAAGCAGAACCACATCATGA
- a CDS encoding polyribonucleotide nucleotidyltransferase — MIPQVFKEVIDLGDGREISIETGKLAKQAHGSVVVQSGNCMLLCTVVSNYKSADVDFLPLTVDYREKFAAAGRYPGGFFKREARPSDGEVLTMRLVDRVLRPLFPKDYHSETQVMIQLMSHDENVMPDAMAGLAASAAIQLSDFPFECPISEVRVGRINGELIINPSLAQLEESDIDMIIGASADSVMMVEGEMDEISEEEMTEAIKFAHEAIKVQCEAQVKLAEAFGKKETREYEPEAEDEDLAKKIHDMAYDKVYAVAKAGSSKHERGAAFAEIKEEIIASFSEEEQEELADLISKYYSKAEKAAVRDLTLNEGLRLDGRKTTDIRPIWCEVDYLPSTHGSSIFTRGETQALATVTLGTSREANQIDMPSFEGEERFYLHYNFPPFSTGEARPIRGTSRREIGHGNLAQRALKGMVPEDCPYTVRVVSEILESNGSSSMATVCAGTMAMMDAGVQLKKPVSGIAMGLITDTESGKYAVLSDILGDEDHLGDMDFKVTGTADGITACQMDIKVKGLSYEILVNALKQAREGRLHILGKITETIATPSTDVKSHAPKMVTRIIPNEFIGALIGPGGKVIQELQKETNTTIVINEDPVTEEGIVEILGTGQEGIEAVLAKIDALMFKPEVGSVYEVKVIKMLDFGAVVEYTEAPGNEVLLHVSELAWERTENVSDVVNMGDVFDVKYFGIDSRTKKEKVSRKALLPKPEGFKERPPRDNNRGGRDNRGRDNRGRDNRRDDRRPRGDKRDN, encoded by the coding sequence ATGATTCCACAAGTTTTTAAAGAGGTTATAGACCTTGGTGACGGTAGAGAAATTTCTATCGAAACCGGAAAATTAGCAAAACAAGCTCATGGTAGCGTTGTTGTGCAATCTGGAAACTGCATGCTGCTTTGTACAGTAGTTTCCAATTACAAGTCGGCCGATGTTGACTTTTTACCATTAACGGTAGATTACCGTGAAAAGTTTGCCGCTGCAGGTCGCTACCCTGGTGGATTCTTTAAAAGAGAAGCCCGACCAAGCGACGGCGAGGTTTTAACTATGCGTTTAGTAGACCGCGTATTGCGTCCGCTTTTCCCAAAAGATTACCACAGCGAAACCCAAGTGATGATTCAATTGATGTCTCATGACGAAAACGTTATGCCCGATGCTATGGCAGGCTTAGCGGCTTCTGCTGCCATTCAATTATCAGATTTCCCATTTGAGTGCCCTATTTCTGAGGTTAGAGTTGGCCGCATAAATGGTGAGCTTATCATCAACCCATCTTTAGCGCAATTAGAAGAATCTGATATCGACATGATTATTGGTGCCAGTGCAGACTCAGTAATGATGGTTGAAGGAGAGATGGATGAGATTTCTGAAGAAGAAATGACAGAAGCTATCAAATTTGCACACGAAGCTATTAAAGTGCAATGTGAAGCTCAAGTAAAATTAGCTGAAGCTTTTGGCAAAAAAGAAACCCGTGAATATGAGCCGGAAGCAGAAGATGAAGATTTGGCCAAGAAAATTCATGATATGGCGTACGACAAAGTATACGCCGTAGCCAAAGCAGGCTCTTCAAAACACGAAAGAGGGGCTGCATTTGCAGAAATAAAAGAAGAAATTATTGCTTCCTTTTCTGAAGAAGAACAAGAAGAATTAGCCGATTTAATCTCAAAATACTACAGCAAAGCTGAAAAAGCAGCCGTAAGAGACCTCACTCTAAATGAAGGTTTACGCTTAGATGGCCGTAAAACGACCGACATCCGCCCAATTTGGTGCGAAGTCGATTATTTACCATCAACCCACGGTTCGTCAATCTTTACACGTGGCGAAACTCAAGCCTTGGCCACTGTTACCTTAGGAACATCGAGAGAAGCCAACCAAATAGACATGCCGTCATTTGAAGGCGAAGAACGTTTTTATTTACACTATAACTTCCCTCCTTTTTCAACCGGTGAAGCCCGTCCAATTCGTGGCACATCGCGTCGTGAAATTGGCCATGGAAACTTAGCACAACGTGCATTAAAAGGCATGGTTCCAGAAGATTGCCCATACACCGTTCGTGTTGTTTCTGAAATATTAGAATCTAACGGTTCGTCATCTATGGCAACGGTTTGCGCCGGAACTATGGCCATGATGGATGCTGGGGTTCAACTTAAAAAACCTGTTTCTGGTATTGCCATGGGATTGATTACCGATACCGAAAGCGGAAAATACGCCGTACTTTCAGATATATTAGGAGATGAAGACCACTTAGGTGATATGGACTTTAAAGTAACCGGTACAGCTGATGGTATTACGGCTTGCCAAATGGACATTAAAGTAAAAGGCCTTTCATACGAAATACTTGTTAACGCTTTAAAACAAGCTCGCGAGGGTCGTTTACATATATTAGGTAAGATTACTGAAACTATTGCCACACCAAGTACCGATGTTAAATCGCATGCGCCTAAAATGGTTACACGAATTATTCCTAACGAATTTATTGGCGCACTTATTGGTCCTGGCGGAAAAGTAATCCAAGAATTACAGAAAGAAACCAATACAACCATCGTTATCAATGAAGACCCTGTTACCGAAGAAGGTATCGTTGAAATCTTAGGTACCGGACAAGAAGGTATCGAGGCCGTTCTAGCAAAAATTGATGCGTTAATGTTTAAACCTGAAGTAGGCAGCGTTTACGAAGTAAAAGTAATTAAAATGCTTGATTTTGGTGCTGTAGTTGAATATACCGAAGCTCCAGGAAACGAAGTATTGTTGCACGTAAGCGAATTGGCTTGGGAACGTACCGAAAACGTTAGCGACGTGGTTAACATGGGCGATGTTTTTGATGTAAAATACTTTGGTATTGATTCTAGAACGAAAAAGGAAAAAGTGTCTAGAAAAGCGCTTTTACCAAAACCTGAAGGTTTTAAAGAAAGACCTCCGCGCGACAACAACCGTGGTGGACGCGACAATAGAGGTAGAGACAATCGTGGACGGGACAACCGTCGTGACGATAGAAGACCAAGAGGAGACAAAAGAGATAATTAA